Proteins found in one Penaeus vannamei isolate JL-2024 chromosome 29, ASM4276789v1, whole genome shotgun sequence genomic segment:
- the LOC113812616 gene encoding golgin subfamily A member 6-like protein 22 isoform X2 yields the protein MDSSVIAIIMASLALALLVLGFIYLIWRLKKSPGEQVPRLRNHGSVEAGEFRGAQSTQRAMAGPGASHPAKRPTQADLIEAEEEFLKEREEKWRDVDKDRGAQSTQRAMAGPGASHPAKRPTQADLIEAEEEFLKEREEKWRDVDKDRGAQSTQRAMAGPGASHPAKRPTQAELIEAEEEFLKEREEKWRDVDKDRGAQSTQRAMAGPGASHPAKRPTQADLIEAEEEFLKEREEKWRDVDKDRGAQSTQRAMAGPGASHPAKRPTQADLIEAEEEFLKEREEKWRDVDKDRGAQSTQRAMAGPGASHPAKGHTQADLIEKEEEFLKEREEKWRDVDKDRGAQSTQRAMAGPGASHPAKGHTQADLIEKEEEFLKEREEKWRDVDKDRGAQSTQRARAGPGASHPAKRPTQADLIEKEEEFLKEREEKWRDVDKDRGAQSTQRAMAGPGASHPAKGHTQADLIEAEEEFLKEREEKWRDMDKDRGAQSTQRAMAGPGASHPAKGHTQADLIEKEEEFLREREEKWRDVDKDRGAQSTQRAMAGPGASHPAKGHTQADLIEAEEEFLKEREEKWRDMDKTRGCQPLLRQTQM from the exons ATGGACTCGAGTGTAATCGCTATTATT ATGGCGTCTCTTGCCCTCGCGTTACTG GTGCTTGGATTCATCTACCTTATATGGCGATTAAAG AAATCACCTGGAGAGCAAGTGCCTCGTTTAAGAAATCATGGCTCTGTAGAGGCAGGGGAGTTTCGTGGTGCCCAGTCTACCCAGAGAGCAATGGCTGGACCAGGTGCTTCACATCCAGCTAAGAGGCCCACACAAGCAGACCTcatagaggcagaggaggagtttctgaaggagagagaagaaaaatggagagacgtGGATAAAGATCGTGGTGCCCAGTCTACCCAGAGAGCAATGGCTGGACCAGGTGCTTCACATCCAGCTAAGAGGCCCACACAAGCAGACCTcatagaggcagaggaggagtttctgaaggagagagaagaaaaatggagagacgtGGATAAAGATCGTGGTGCCCAGTCTACCCAGAGAGCAATGGCTGGACCAGGTGCTTCACATCCAGCTAAGAGGCCCACACAAGCAGAACTcatagaggcagaggaggagtttctgaaggagagagaagaaaaatggagagacgtGGATAAAGATCGTGGTGCCCAGTCTACCCAGAGAGCAATGGCTGGACCAGGTGCTTCACATCCAGCTAAGAGGCCCACACAAGCAGACCTcatagaggcagaggaggagtttctgaaggagagagaagaaaaatggagagacgtGGATAAAGATCGTGGTGCCCAGTCTACCCAGAGAGCAATGGCTGGACCAGGTGCTTCACATCCAGCTAAGAGGCCCACACAAGCAGACCTcatagaggcagaggaggagtttctgaaggagagagaagaaaaatggagagacgtGGATAAAGATCGTGGTGCCCAGTCTACCCAGAGAGCAATGGCTGGACCAGGTGCTTCACATCCAGCTAAGGGGCATACACAAGCAGACCtcatagagaaagaagaggagtttctgaaggagagagaagaaaaatggagagacgtGGATAAAGATCGTGGTGCCCAGTCTACCCAGAGAGCAATGGCTGGACCAGGTGCTTCACATCCAGCTAAGGGGCATACACAAGCAGACCtcatagagaaagaagaggagtttctgaaggagagagaagaaaaatggagagacgtGGATAAAGATCGTGGTGCCCAGTCTACCCAGAGAGCAAGGGCTGGACCAGGTGCTTCACATCCAGCTAAGAGGCCCACACAAGCAGACCtcatagagaaagaagaggagtttctgaaggagagagaagaaaaatggagagacgtGGATAAAGATCGTGGTGCCCAGTCTACCCAGAGAGCAATGGCTGGACCAGGTGCTTCACATCCAGCTAAGGGGCATACACAAGCAGACCTcatagaggcagaggaggagtttctgaaggagagagaagaaaaatggagagacatGGATAAAGATCGTGGTGCCCAGTCTACCCAGAGAGCAATGGCTGGACCAGGTGCTTCACATCCAGCTAAGGGGCATACACAAGCAGACCtcatagagaaagaagaggagtttcttagggagagagaagaaaaatggagagacgtGGATAAAGATCGTGGTGCCCAGTCTACCCAGAGAGCAATGGCTGGACCAGGTGCTTCACATCCAGCTAAGGGGCATACACAAGCAGACCTcatagaggcagaggaggagtttctgaaggagagagaagaaaaatggagagacatGGATAAAACTCGTGGGTGTCAGCCCCTCCTGAGACAAACACAAATGTGA
- the LOC113812616 gene encoding golgin subfamily A member 6-like protein 22 isoform X1 produces the protein MDSSVIAIIMASLALALLVLGFIYLIWRLKGLRHEFLEEIEELKKSPGEQVPRLRNHGSVEAGEFRGAQSTQRAMAGPGASHPAKRPTQADLIEAEEEFLKEREEKWRDVDKDRGAQSTQRAMAGPGASHPAKRPTQADLIEAEEEFLKEREEKWRDVDKDRGAQSTQRAMAGPGASHPAKRPTQAELIEAEEEFLKEREEKWRDVDKDRGAQSTQRAMAGPGASHPAKRPTQADLIEAEEEFLKEREEKWRDVDKDRGAQSTQRAMAGPGASHPAKRPTQADLIEAEEEFLKEREEKWRDVDKDRGAQSTQRAMAGPGASHPAKGHTQADLIEKEEEFLKEREEKWRDVDKDRGAQSTQRAMAGPGASHPAKGHTQADLIEKEEEFLKEREEKWRDVDKDRGAQSTQRARAGPGASHPAKRPTQADLIEKEEEFLKEREEKWRDVDKDRGAQSTQRAMAGPGASHPAKGHTQADLIEAEEEFLKEREEKWRDMDKDRGAQSTQRAMAGPGASHPAKGHTQADLIEKEEEFLREREEKWRDVDKDRGAQSTQRAMAGPGASHPAKGHTQADLIEAEEEFLKEREEKWRDMDKTRGCQPLLRQTQM, from the exons ATGGACTCGAGTGTAATCGCTATTATT ATGGCGTCTCTTGCCCTCGCGTTACTG GTGCTTGGATTCATCTACCTTATATGGCGATTAAAG GGTCTGCGCCACGAATTTCTCGAGGAAATTGAGGAGCTAAAA AAATCACCTGGAGAGCAAGTGCCTCGTTTAAGAAATCATGGCTCTGTAGAGGCAGGGGAGTTTCGTGGTGCCCAGTCTACCCAGAGAGCAATGGCTGGACCAGGTGCTTCACATCCAGCTAAGAGGCCCACACAAGCAGACCTcatagaggcagaggaggagtttctgaaggagagagaagaaaaatggagagacgtGGATAAAGATCGTGGTGCCCAGTCTACCCAGAGAGCAATGGCTGGACCAGGTGCTTCACATCCAGCTAAGAGGCCCACACAAGCAGACCTcatagaggcagaggaggagtttctgaaggagagagaagaaaaatggagagacgtGGATAAAGATCGTGGTGCCCAGTCTACCCAGAGAGCAATGGCTGGACCAGGTGCTTCACATCCAGCTAAGAGGCCCACACAAGCAGAACTcatagaggcagaggaggagtttctgaaggagagagaagaaaaatggagagacgtGGATAAAGATCGTGGTGCCCAGTCTACCCAGAGAGCAATGGCTGGACCAGGTGCTTCACATCCAGCTAAGAGGCCCACACAAGCAGACCTcatagaggcagaggaggagtttctgaaggagagagaagaaaaatggagagacgtGGATAAAGATCGTGGTGCCCAGTCTACCCAGAGAGCAATGGCTGGACCAGGTGCTTCACATCCAGCTAAGAGGCCCACACAAGCAGACCTcatagaggcagaggaggagtttctgaaggagagagaagaaaaatggagagacgtGGATAAAGATCGTGGTGCCCAGTCTACCCAGAGAGCAATGGCTGGACCAGGTGCTTCACATCCAGCTAAGGGGCATACACAAGCAGACCtcatagagaaagaagaggagtttctgaaggagagagaagaaaaatggagagacgtGGATAAAGATCGTGGTGCCCAGTCTACCCAGAGAGCAATGGCTGGACCAGGTGCTTCACATCCAGCTAAGGGGCATACACAAGCAGACCtcatagagaaagaagaggagtttctgaaggagagagaagaaaaatggagagacgtGGATAAAGATCGTGGTGCCCAGTCTACCCAGAGAGCAAGGGCTGGACCAGGTGCTTCACATCCAGCTAAGAGGCCCACACAAGCAGACCtcatagagaaagaagaggagtttctgaaggagagagaagaaaaatggagagacgtGGATAAAGATCGTGGTGCCCAGTCTACCCAGAGAGCAATGGCTGGACCAGGTGCTTCACATCCAGCTAAGGGGCATACACAAGCAGACCTcatagaggcagaggaggagtttctgaaggagagagaagaaaaatggagagacatGGATAAAGATCGTGGTGCCCAGTCTACCCAGAGAGCAATGGCTGGACCAGGTGCTTCACATCCAGCTAAGGGGCATACACAAGCAGACCtcatagagaaagaagaggagtttcttagggagagagaagaaaaatggagagacgtGGATAAAGATCGTGGTGCCCAGTCTACCCAGAGAGCAATGGCTGGACCAGGTGCTTCACATCCAGCTAAGGGGCATACACAAGCAGACCTcatagaggcagaggaggagtttctgaaggagagagaagaaaaatggagagacatGGATAAAACTCGTGGGTGTCAGCCCCTCCTGAGACAAACACAAATGTGA